In the Mytilus trossulus isolate FHL-02 chromosome 1, PNRI_Mtr1.1.1.hap1, whole genome shotgun sequence genome, one interval contains:
- the LOC134721845 gene encoding protein YIPF1-like isoform X1, whose amino-acid sequence MDTKVDVEDEIDTSKLEFQDFPQDKGKTQTHTFTDFPHTAESDEDDVYDKSELLKEEKTESKVSFWTFEYYQQFFDVESKDVLQRVLGSMYPHPNRNYLKTKIRPSPDLYGPFWICTTLVFTTAIAGNLANYLSTGGSADYNWKYDFHKVSFAATAIFSYWWILPGVIFGFLWWSGNQIGYTFLEILCVYGYSLAIFIPISILWVVQFNWFQWMLVILGTVLSGGVLVFIFLPAVRESTKKYTWALIVIIFLLHASLAVGFKLYFFHIPQSTNMDLLTNTTAPLKNTVPPKPLPQKPLAKEIHFPTTKEPQNVVKEKQGDGNKLKDAIKVPETQNNNLTPLKSSISNPNAKSASPVKRSLSSNG is encoded by the exons ATGGACACGAAAGTTGACGTGGAAGACGAAATT gATACAAGTAAATTAGAGTTTCAAG attttcctCAAGATAAAGGAAAAACACAGACTCATACATTTACTGACTTTCCTCATACAGCAGAATCAGACGAGGATGATGTTTATGATAAATCTGAG cttctcaaagaagaaaaaacagaatCCAAAGTATCATTCTGGACATTTGAGTACTATCAACAATTTTTTGATGTAGAAAGTAAAGATGTTTTGCAGAGAGTATTGGGATCTATGTATCCACATCCAAACAGGAATtatctgaaaacaaaaatcagaCCTAGTCCTGATTTATATG gaCCATTCTGGATCTGTACAACATTAGTGTTTACCACAGCTATAGCTGGTAACCTAGCCAATTATCTCTCTACTGGAGGTTCTGCAGATTATAACTGGAAGTATGATTTCCACAAAG tatccTTTGCTGCTACAGCTATATTTAGCTATTGGTGGATTCTCCCTGGAGTTATTTTTGGATTTCTGTGGTGGTCAGGAAATCAGATTGGATATACATTCCTAGAAATTTTATGTGTTTATGGTTACTCACTTGCAATATTTATTCCTATATCA atattaTGGGTTGTACAATTTAACTGGTTCCAATGGATGCTAGTTATACTAGGGACTGTTTTATCAGGAGGAGTATTAGTATTCATATTTTTACCTGCTGTTAGAGAATCTACAAAGAAGTATACCTGGGCTTTGATTGTGATCATATTTTTACTTCATGCTTCATTAGCAGTAGGATTTAAG ttgtacTTTTTCCACATTCCTCAGTCAACAAATATGGACTTATTAACTAATACAACAGCACCACTAAAGAACACGGTTCCCCCAAAACCTTTACCACAGAAACCACTTGCAAAAGAAATTCATTTTCCTACAACTAAAGAGCCACAAAATGTAGTTAAAGAGAAGCAAGGTGATGGAAATAAGTTAAAAGATGCTATCAAGGTACCAGAAACACAGAACAACAATCTTACTCCTCTAAAGAGTAGTATAAGCAACCCAAATGCAAAAAGTGCATCACCAGTAAAACGATCTTTATCTAGTAATggataa
- the LOC134721845 gene encoding protein YIPF1-like isoform X2 has product MYDKSELLKEEKTESKVSFWTFEYYQQFFDVESKDVLQRVLGSMYPHPNRNYLKTKIRPSPDLYGPFWICTTLVFTTAIAGNLANYLSTGGSADYNWKYDFHKVSFAATAIFSYWWILPGVIFGFLWWSGNQIGYTFLEILCVYGYSLAIFIPISILWVVQFNWFQWMLVILGTVLSGGVLVFIFLPAVRESTKKYTWALIVIIFLLHASLAVGFKLYFFHIPQSTNMDLLTNTTAPLKNTVPPKPLPQKPLAKEIHFPTTKEPQNVVKEKQGDGNKLKDAIKVPETQNNNLTPLKSSISNPNAKSASPVKRSLSSNG; this is encoded by the exons ATGTATGATAAATCTGAG cttctcaaagaagaaaaaacagaatCCAAAGTATCATTCTGGACATTTGAGTACTATCAACAATTTTTTGATGTAGAAAGTAAAGATGTTTTGCAGAGAGTATTGGGATCTATGTATCCACATCCAAACAGGAATtatctgaaaacaaaaatcagaCCTAGTCCTGATTTATATG gaCCATTCTGGATCTGTACAACATTAGTGTTTACCACAGCTATAGCTGGTAACCTAGCCAATTATCTCTCTACTGGAGGTTCTGCAGATTATAACTGGAAGTATGATTTCCACAAAG tatccTTTGCTGCTACAGCTATATTTAGCTATTGGTGGATTCTCCCTGGAGTTATTTTTGGATTTCTGTGGTGGTCAGGAAATCAGATTGGATATACATTCCTAGAAATTTTATGTGTTTATGGTTACTCACTTGCAATATTTATTCCTATATCA atattaTGGGTTGTACAATTTAACTGGTTCCAATGGATGCTAGTTATACTAGGGACTGTTTTATCAGGAGGAGTATTAGTATTCATATTTTTACCTGCTGTTAGAGAATCTACAAAGAAGTATACCTGGGCTTTGATTGTGATCATATTTTTACTTCATGCTTCATTAGCAGTAGGATTTAAG ttgtacTTTTTCCACATTCCTCAGTCAACAAATATGGACTTATTAACTAATACAACAGCACCACTAAAGAACACGGTTCCCCCAAAACCTTTACCACAGAAACCACTTGCAAAAGAAATTCATTTTCCTACAACTAAAGAGCCACAAAATGTAGTTAAAGAGAAGCAAGGTGATGGAAATAAGTTAAAAGATGCTATCAAGGTACCAGAAACACAGAACAACAATCTTACTCCTCTAAAGAGTAGTATAAGCAACCCAAATGCAAAAAGTGCATCACCAGTAAAACGATCTTTATCTAGTAATggataa